Within Sinorhizobium sp. RAC02, the genomic segment CTACCGGCAGGAGACGCGCGCCGACGCCATCGGCCTCGACTGGTCGGTGCCGTTGTCCTTCGCCGCCGATCTCCAGAAGGACGGCCCGGTACAGGGTAATCTCGATCCCATGCGTGTCGTCGCCGGCGGTGCGGCTCTGGACGAGGGTATCGATGCCATCCTGCAAGCCCTCGGCAATGGCCCGCTGATCTTCAATCTCGGCCACGGCATCACGCCGCAGGCCGATCCGGAAAACGTCATGCGCCTGGTGGCGCGCGTTCGCGGAGAAAACCGGTGAGCGAGAAACAGACGGGCGAAAGCGCCGGGCGCCGGGCACGATTGCGTGCGGCGGCCGCCCTTGCTGTCTTCGCCCTGCTGGTCGTCGTCCTGTTCGCCTTCCCGCCCGACGATTTGTATCTTTGGATCAAGGCGTTGCACATCATCGCGGTCATCTCGTGGATGGCGGGGCTGCTCTACCTGCCGCGGCTTTTCGTCTATCACACGGACGCGCCGGTCGGCTCCGCCCAGTCGGAGACGTTCAAGGTGATGGAGCAACGGCTCTACCGCACCATCATGCAGCCGGCCATGGGTCTTTCCTGGCTGCTCGGCCTCTATCTCGCCTGGTCCGTCTATGGTTTTCAGGGCGGCTGGCTCCATGCCAAGCTCGCTTTCGTCGTGCTTTTGACAGGTGTCCATCACTTTTACGGCAACGCGGTCAAAGCCTTTGCCGACGACAAAAACACCAAAACCGGCCGGCAATGGCGCATCTGGAACGAGGCTCCGGCCCTTTTGATGATCCTCATCGTCGTGATGGTGGTGGTCAAACCGTTCTAGGTCGTCGCGACAAAAAAGACGAAATTTGCAGGCCCCCTTGCGAGGCAGCGCCGGAACCGCTACTTTCCGCCCATCTCATCTCTCGTGGCATGTGTATTCGTTCAGTGGACTGCACCGGACCCCGCGCAGTTCGTCCTTGACCCGCACGCCTTTTCCCACCCTCGACGATCCCAGCATGGACCATTCATGGCCGAAATGAAGCTACAAGACCTCAAGAACAAGACTCCGACCGACCTCCTTGCTTTCGCCGAATCGCTCGAGGTCGAGAACGCGAGCACGATGCGCAAACAGGAACTGATGTTTGCCATCCTGAAGATGCTGGCCTCGCAGGAGGTCGAGATCATCGGCGAGGGTGTCGTGGAAGTGCTGCAGGACGGTTTCGGCTTCTTGCGCTCGGCCAATGCGAACTACCTTCCGGGTCCGGACGATATCTACATCTCGCCCTCGCAGATTCGCCGCTTCTCGCTGAAGACCGGCGATACGGTCGAGGGTCCGATCCGTGGACCCAAGGAAGGCGAGCGCTACTTTGCGCTCCTCAAGGTCAACACGATCAACTTCGACGACCCGGAAAAGATCCGCCACAAGGTTCATTTCGACAACCTGACGCCGCTCTATCCGAACGAGCGCTTCAAGATGGAACTCGACGTTCCGACGTCGAAGGATCTTTCGCCGCGCGTCATCGACCTGGTGGCACCGCTCGGCAAGGGCCAGCGCGGCCTCATCGTCGCCCCGCCGCGCACGGGTAAGACGGTTCTGCTGCAGAACATCGCCCATTCGATCACGGCGAACCATCCGGAATGTTATCTCATCGTTCTCCTGATCGACGAGCGTCCGGAAGAAGTGACGGACATGCAGCGCTCGGTGAAGGGCGAAGTGGTGTCCTCGACCTTCGACGAGCCGGCGACGCGTCACGTGCAGGTCGCCGAAATGGTCATCGAAAAGGCCAAGCGCCTTGTCGAGCACGGCCGTGACGTCGTCATCCTGCTCGATTCGATCACCCGCCTCGGACGCGCCTACAACACAGTCGTGCCGTCGTCCGGCAAGGTTCTGACCGGTGGTGTCGACGCCAACGCCCTGCAGCGCCCGAAGCGCTTCTTCGGTGCTGCGCGCAACATCGAGGAAGGCGGTTCGCTGACCATCATCGCAACGGCGCTGATCGATACCGGCAGCCGTATGGACGAAGTGATCTTCGAAGAGTTCAAGGGTACCGGCAACTCGGAAATCGTGCTGGACCGCAAGGTCGCCGACAAGCGCATCTTCCCGGCGATGGATATTCTCAAGTCCGGCACGCGCAAGGAAGACCTGCTCGTGCCGCGCGGGGATCTCCAGAAGATCTTTGTTCTCCGCCGCATCCTCGCCCCGATGGGCACGACCGATGCGATCGAGTTCCTGATCGACAAGCTGAAGCAGACGAAGAGCAACGGCGATTTCTTCGATTCGATGAACACCTAATCGGTTCCGCCGATTTGTTCGTCCCATGGTCCCGATCGCAAGTCGGGACCATTTTCGTTTGTGAAACACAAATCGATTCTACACCGAAACAAACAGACCGATTCGTATCCGGAACGACAACGCAATGACGGCAAGAGACACAATATTTGCCCTGTCGAGCGGCGGACTGCCCTCCGGCGTCGCTGTGATCAGGCTGAGCGGCCCACTGAGCCGGGATGCGATTGAGCGACTCTGCGGTCGTATTCCCCAGCCACGGCACGCGTCGTTATTACCGATTCGGGACCGGAACGGTGCGATGCTCGATCAGGGGATCGTGTTGTATTTTCCTGGCCCCAACTCGTTTACCGGCGAAGATTGCGCCGAATTCCAGATTCATGGAGGACGCGCGACGGTAAAAGTCGTGCTGGCGACCCTCGCCGGGCTTGAAGGATTGCGCGCTGCCGAGGCTGGCGAGTTCTCACGCCGCGCCTTTCTGAACGGGCGCATGGACCTTGTGGAAGCAGAAGGCCTTGCCGATCTCATCGTCGCCGAAACGGAGATGCAGCGCCGACTTGCGGCGGAGCAGGCCTCGGGTGGCTTGTCCGCGCTTTACGATTCGTGGGCGAAACGATTGACGCACGCCCGGGCGATGATCGAAGCGGAGCTGGATTTCGCTGATGAGGACGACGTTCCGGGATCAGTTGCCACCTCGATTTGGCGCGATATGCATGCC encodes:
- the hemJ gene encoding protoporphyrinogen oxidase HemJ, producing the protein MSEKQTGESAGRRARLRAAAALAVFALLVVVLFAFPPDDLYLWIKALHIIAVISWMAGLLYLPRLFVYHTDAPVGSAQSETFKVMEQRLYRTIMQPAMGLSWLLGLYLAWSVYGFQGGWLHAKLAFVVLLTGVHHFYGNAVKAFADDKNTKTGRQWRIWNEAPALLMILIVVMVVVKPF
- the rho gene encoding transcription termination factor Rho — its product is MAEMKLQDLKNKTPTDLLAFAESLEVENASTMRKQELMFAILKMLASQEVEIIGEGVVEVLQDGFGFLRSANANYLPGPDDIYISPSQIRRFSLKTGDTVEGPIRGPKEGERYFALLKVNTINFDDPEKIRHKVHFDNLTPLYPNERFKMELDVPTSKDLSPRVIDLVAPLGKGQRGLIVAPPRTGKTVLLQNIAHSITANHPECYLIVLLIDERPEEVTDMQRSVKGEVVSSTFDEPATRHVQVAEMVIEKAKRLVEHGRDVVILLDSITRLGRAYNTVVPSSGKVLTGGVDANALQRPKRFFGAARNIEEGGSLTIIATALIDTGSRMDEVIFEEFKGTGNSEIVLDRKVADKRIFPAMDILKSGTRKEDLLVPRGDLQKIFVLRRILAPMGTTDAIEFLIDKLKQTKSNGDFFDSMNT